AGAGGGACCTTTTCGCTCTCCCGCCTCATACTCTTCAATCCGCTTAACCGCTTTGTCGTGGATTTCCTTAAACACCTTGTAGACATTTTCTGGAACGTCGATTTCCTTATGCCATTTGACATAGTCCTTGCCTCTGAAGTCAAATACAATGGAATCCTCACGAAATGTGACATGTTCAGCACGAAGAGTTGTAGCGCCTACGGTATCGGCTTCGTCAGGGTCCTTTTCGTCTCCAACTCGCAAGCAAAGACGGTCAATCAAGTAGCATGCTGCAGCAATCATTCTGGTCTTTGCTTTGTCTGAATGGAGGCCCTTGTTGATGTGAGCTCGTATCTTGTCAAGCTTTTCTCCTATCTTCAGAGCAGTATTGAATTTCTCCTCTTCTCGCTGCTGTTTGATAGGGGTGCTATCATGTAACCAAACATACTTCCATTTACCCGTGAGTTTGTCTTTCCATTTTGCGATCCAGATACAATCGGGTTTCCAGACAACATCTTTCCAGTCACCCTCGGGCACTTCAGCATCTGGGCTCAGATTAAGGGTTATGTCTTCATGAGAGGCGCCCTTTTTCCACCTACCACGTAAGGGATGTTTTCCCCGCCCCATGAAAATGCCAGAAGGTTCAGTCATGTAGTTTGCTAGTTCCATCTTCTGTCCATTCACAATGGCGTATCCGTACTGCTCTTTGAGTTCTTCACGCCGAGCTTTTCGTTCCTTCCGAGCTTCTTTCTTCTCTTCTGTTGTCATGGACTCCTTTCTAGCCCTTTCTTCCTCTACGAGCTCAATTACAGGAGAGAAGTCCACATCTTCAATATCCAATGGCGGATTATGTCCGAGTGCCTTGCTAAAGTCTTTCATGAAATTCTCGACAAATACAGGATCTTCAACATAATCGGTACCCTGCTTTTTTGCCCAAGCAATTGCCATCTGTTCCTGTTGTGCATTCAGCTCAACTTTCTCTCCTTTCACTTCGATTTCTATGCCGCGAGGCTCTGGGGGTTCGAGAACGATTATGCCATTGTGGTCAAGTGATTCCATGGAAATTCCTCTTTTAGAGTAAGACGATCAATCGAAGTAGTGTTGAATAGCCGTAACTGAAATCTTCTGAAAACGTGCTGTAAAACCTGCAAACAAAAGGCTTGTGATGCTGTAGCACCCAACGCCAACAATACAGGTGCATGTAGACCACGGGAACATCTCAGTCGAATATCTTACTTCATACATGAATTCCTTGGCAATGCCATAATCGGCTTCCTCAATATCTGCATAACTGCGTATATCGGCAAAGGGGGAAATTTCATACCAGTATCTCGCACCACAATACCTTGCGATGTTGTATCTGAGCATGATGATGCCTTGGAAGCAGGTAGATAGCCCATATCAGTTGCATTCCAGTTGATGAATGCAGTAACAGCATAGTGATCAGATGCCGTATAAGCAGGCTCATCGTCAACAACTGTGGAATTGACAAAGCTGTCGACAAAGAAATCATTGGCAACTATGTAGTCAATTCTGAAAGATACTGCTCCATCACGATGACCATAGGTGTGCCCGGGCTTTGTTGGATTCAGAGTCCTATAAACATCAGTGAAGTTGTGCACGTTTGAAGACCGATTGCCATATACAGTGTCATTCGGATAGAGCATCATGGTCATCGGACCATACCCAAGCTCCATTCCCTCAGGTGCCAAATCGCCAGTATCTGCAGGTGAAAATGAATTCTGATCACTAAGATAGAGGATTGGTACATTCCCAAGAGCATCCATGTAGTTGATGATGCCCTCCATCTCAACCTCTCGCCGGTAGATGTTGGTCTCCCCCTCACTTGCTTTCAGATGACCCCCAAATACATGAACTGCGGTTCCATTAATATCAACAATAGCCTCGATGAAGTCATGGGTAACATAGTAATCATCGCCATTATCAAGTGGTACCACTGAAATTTGGTTGAACTCCAGTACAGGGAATCGACTCAGTATTGCCTCCCCGGTTGTGGAATATCGAGTGTTCTGCGCGCAGTAGGCCTCATACGGGAGTTCATCTTCGAAATACGTGTTCAGTTCACTCACTGCAGCGTTCAGACTCTCATTAGCATTGTCGTCCCAAAAGCCAGTCTCAACCACGATAAGAATATCTGGGTTCTCCAGTTTGACTACAGTCTTCCAGTCATTGTTTTTCCCGCTCTCCTTGATGTTGTACTCCATGATTTTGAACCGACCATCGAATGGAGGCCGC
Above is a window of Candidatus Thorarchaeota archaeon DNA encoding:
- a CDS encoding DNA topoisomerase I, with the translated sequence MESLDHNGIIVLEPPEPRGIEIEVKGEKVELNAQQEQMAIAWAKKQGTDYVEDPVFVENFMKDFSKALGHNPPLDIEDVDFSPVIELVEEERARKESMTTEEKKEARKERKARREELKEQYGYAIVNGQKMELANYMTEPSGIFMGRGKHPLRGRWKKGASHEDITLNLSPDAEVPEGDWKDVVWKPDCIWIAKWKDKLTGKWKYVWLHDSTPIKQQREEEKFNTALKIGEKLDKIRAHINKGLHSDKAKTRMIAAACYLIDRLCLRVGDEKDPDEADTVGATTLRAEHVTFREDSIVFDFRGKDYVKWHKEIDVPENVYKVFKEIHDKAVKRIEEYEAGERKGPS